Proteins from a single region of Candidatus Binatota bacterium:
- the tsaD gene encoding tRNA (adenosine(37)-N6)-threonylcarbamoyltransferase complex transferase subunit TsaD, with protein sequence MNVLVLGIETSCDDTSAALVEDRTVLSNLVASQDALHADYGGVVPELAARRHLETVQTVIGRALELGNRQLGEIDVVAVTRGPGLVGSLLVGLSAAQGLALALDRPLYGINHLEGHVLSPLVEAQDDFPLLSVLVSGGHTAMYLVEDVGVYRELSRTRDDSAGEAFDKGAKMLDLGWPGGKVMDELGSRGDPTALRFPRPRVRDDSLAFSFSGLKTSLWDFLHSDDSKGHSLEDVCASYQEAIVDCLLKRVGEAVERFAPASVAVAGGVSANSRLRRRLTEQLLQSGMTPLFPPFSLCTDNAAMIAYAAVRRMENGLPGEQLEAVSRLPLGSVQ encoded by the coding sequence CTGAACGTGCTTGTACTGGGTATAGAAACTTCCTGCGATGACACGTCGGCCGCGCTGGTCGAGGATCGGACGGTGCTGTCCAACCTGGTGGCTTCGCAGGACGCGTTGCACGCCGACTACGGTGGAGTGGTGCCAGAGCTGGCGGCGCGACGCCACCTTGAGACGGTACAGACCGTTATCGGGCGGGCACTGGAGCTGGGCAACAGGCAACTCGGCGAAATCGACGTTGTCGCTGTTACGCGCGGGCCGGGGCTGGTGGGTTCACTGCTGGTGGGCCTGTCGGCGGCCCAGGGCCTGGCGCTGGCGCTCGACCGACCGCTGTACGGGATCAACCATCTCGAAGGACACGTGTTGTCTCCGCTGGTCGAAGCGCAGGACGATTTCCCCTTGCTGTCAGTGCTGGTGTCCGGTGGACACACGGCGATGTACCTTGTCGAAGACGTGGGCGTATATAGGGAGCTTAGCCGCACGCGCGACGATTCGGCCGGTGAGGCTTTCGACAAGGGTGCCAAGATGCTCGACCTGGGCTGGCCCGGGGGCAAGGTCATGGACGAACTGGGGAGCAGGGGCGATCCGACCGCGCTGCGTTTTCCGCGGCCGCGGGTCCGTGACGATTCGCTGGCATTCAGCTTCTCGGGCCTGAAAACATCACTATGGGATTTTCTTCACTCCGACGACAGCAAGGGCCACAGTCTCGAGGACGTGTGCGCGTCGTACCAGGAAGCCATAGTAGATTGCCTGTTGAAAAGGGTAGGGGAGGCCGTGGAACGTTTTGCCCCCGCATCGGTAGCGGTTGCCGGTGGCGTGTCGGCCAACAGCCGGCTGCGCAGGCGACTTACCGAGCAACTGTTGCAGAGTGGCATGACTCCGTTGTTTCCGCCCTTCAGCCTGTGCACCGACAACGCGGCCATGATCGCCTACGCGGCGGTTCGTCGCATGGAAAACGGCCTGCCGGGCGAGCAACTCGAAGCCGTGTCCCGGCTGCCGCTGGGCTCGGTGCAGTGA